One window of Neisseria subflava genomic DNA carries:
- a CDS encoding OmpA family protein, giving the protein MKFLKPLTVIATAIPLALTGCVTDPATGQQSASKTAMYGLGGAAVCGIVGALTHGGKGARNSALACGAVGAGIGGYMDYQEKKLRQSLANTNIEVERQGNQIKLVMPENVTFATGSAALSGHAQSALSAAAQTLVQYPDTTLTINGHTDNTGNDAINEPLSRNRAESVATFLQSRGVSSTRLSTFGYGSRQPIASNATVEGRAQNRRVEILINPDQRAIDAAKKQM; this is encoded by the coding sequence ATGAAATTCTTGAAACCCCTGACCGTTATTGCTACTGCAATTCCTTTGGCACTCACCGGCTGTGTGACCGATCCTGCTACCGGCCAACAATCTGCCAGCAAAACCGCTATGTATGGTTTGGGCGGTGCGGCTGTTTGCGGCATCGTTGGTGCGCTGACCCATGGTGGTAAAGGCGCGCGTAACTCCGCATTGGCTTGTGGTGCAGTAGGTGCCGGTATCGGCGGTTACATGGACTACCAAGAGAAAAAACTGCGTCAAAGCCTGGCCAACACCAACATCGAAGTTGAACGTCAAGGCAACCAAATCAAACTGGTTATGCCTGAAAACGTAACCTTCGCTACCGGCAGCGCTGCCTTGAGCGGCCATGCTCAAAGCGCCTTGTCTGCCGCTGCGCAAACTTTGGTTCAATATCCTGACACGACTTTGACCATCAACGGCCACACCGACAACACCGGTAACGACGCCATTAACGAGCCATTGTCTCGCAACCGCGCCGAATCTGTTGCTACCTTCCTGCAATCCCGTGGCGTAAGCAGCACCCGTTTGAGCACTTTCGGTTACGGCTCCCGTCAACCCATCGCTTCCAACGCTACTGTTGAAGGCCGCGCACAAAACCGCCGCGTTGAAATCTTGATCAACCCTGACCAACGCGCCATTGATGCCGCTAAAAAACAAATGTAA